In Ignavibacteriales bacterium, the following are encoded in one genomic region:
- a CDS encoding 2,3-bisphosphoglycerate-dependent phosphoglycerate mutase, whose amino-acid sequence MPNLIIVRHGQSQWNLENRFTGWVDIDLSPKGEEEAKKAGDLLKGYKFDKAYTSDLVRAQHTLDIILGEIGQADISVEKDLALNERMYGDLQGLNKDETRQKFGEEQVHIWRRSFDIAPPAGESLKDTADRVLPYYKEKIEPELRAGKDIIISAHGNSLRALIMYLEKLSPEEIVKVEIPTGHPKLYVLDNDLNVLETKYL is encoded by the coding sequence ATGCCAAATCTCATTATTGTCCGTCATGGTCAGTCGCAGTGGAATCTTGAAAACCGTTTTACCGGCTGGGTCGATATAGATCTTTCTCCAAAAGGTGAGGAAGAAGCCAAAAAAGCCGGTGATCTACTAAAAGGATATAAATTTGATAAAGCCTACACATCCGATCTCGTAAGAGCTCAGCACACACTTGATATTATATTAGGTGAGATAGGTCAGGCAGACATTTCCGTCGAAAAGGATCTCGCTCTCAATGAAAGGATGTATGGTGACCTTCAAGGGCTCAATAAAGATGAGACCCGTCAGAAATTTGGTGAGGAACAGGTACATATATGGAGACGCAGCTTTGATATTGCTCCGCCTGCCGGTGAGAGCCTGAAAGACACAGCTGATAGGGTACTGCCTTACTATAAGGAAAAGATAGAACCGGAATTAAGAGCCGGTAAGGATATTATAATTTCTGCTCACGGTAATAGCCTTCGCGCATTAATAATGTATCTGGAGAAGCTTTCTCCTGAAGAGATTGTGAAAGTTGAGATCCCGACCGGTCATCCTAAACTATACGTTCTGGATAATGACCTCAATGTGCTGGAAACAAAATATCTTTAA
- the arfB gene encoding aminoacyl-tRNA hydrolase gives MDLKDRNIEKEIEYKTSRSGGKGGQNVNKVETKVEAVINIPFSEALTDDEKIILTTKLSTKIDSEGNLRTVSQVHRSQLKNKKEASDKLILMLEKALVKKKKRKPTKPSKESKEKRLKEKKVRSEKKRQRGFSPED, from the coding sequence ATGGATCTCAAAGATAGAAATATCGAAAAGGAAATCGAATACAAGACTTCACGTAGTGGCGGTAAGGGAGGTCAGAATGTTAACAAAGTTGAAACAAAAGTTGAAGCGGTAATAAATATACCGTTTTCTGAAGCCTTAACCGATGATGAGAAAATCATTTTAACCACAAAACTATCCACTAAGATAGATTCAGAAGGCAATTTGCGGACTGTGTCGCAGGTTCACCGGTCACAGTTGAAAAACAAAAAAGAAGCTTCAGACAAGTTAATTCTTATGCTTGAAAAAGCTCTCGTCAAAAAGAAGAAACGAAAACCAACGAAACCTTCTAAAGAATCTAAAGAGAAAAGGTTAAAAGAAAAAAAGGTACGAAGCGAGAAGAAACGTCAGCGCGGGTTTTCTCCCGAAGATTAA
- a CDS encoding methylenetetrahydrofolate reductase yields the protein MKVIEHLERAKSPLISYEIVPLPRGGDIRLLFEIIDGLIAFNPPFIDVTSHAAEIYYEETKDGIRKKTKRKKPGTIGISVAIKNKYNIDTVPHILCLGFTREETEDALIELNYLGIENVLAVRGDDKGNSKPVPKDKTVNCYAHDLVGQIVDMNNGKYLDEDLLDATPTDFCIGVGGYPEKHFESPNLKSDLAYLKKKVDAGADYIVTQMFFDNKYYYKFVDDCRKAGINVPIIPGLKVLSSKKHLNNIPKNFFVEIPDELAEEIDKAKTEHISDIGIEWSIKQCEDLLNNGVPAIHFYIMQYIKPIQKVLNRIKPHL from the coding sequence TTGAAAGTAATTGAGCATTTAGAGAGGGCTAAGAGCCCTCTCATAAGTTATGAAATTGTGCCTCTGCCTCGAGGAGGAGACATCCGTCTTCTTTTTGAGATTATAGATGGTTTAATCGCGTTTAATCCTCCTTTCATCGACGTGACGTCACATGCTGCCGAAATATATTACGAAGAGACAAAAGACGGTATTAGAAAGAAAACAAAAAGGAAAAAACCCGGTACGATCGGGATCAGTGTTGCCATAAAGAATAAATATAATATAGATACAGTACCGCATATCCTCTGCTTGGGATTTACACGTGAAGAGACAGAAGATGCGCTTATTGAATTAAATTATCTCGGTATTGAAAACGTGCTCGCAGTCAGAGGAGATGACAAAGGAAACTCAAAGCCGGTTCCAAAAGATAAAACCGTAAATTGCTATGCACATGATCTCGTAGGACAGATAGTTGACATGAATAATGGTAAATATCTCGATGAAGATCTTCTCGACGCAACACCAACCGATTTCTGTATTGGTGTTGGAGGATATCCGGAGAAACATTTTGAGTCACCTAATCTGAAATCAGACCTGGCTTATTTGAAAAAGAAAGTCGATGCTGGCGCGGATTATATAGTAACACAGATGTTTTTTGACAATAAATATTACTATAAGTTCGTGGACGACTGCCGAAAAGCCGGGATAAACGTCCCGATCATTCCCGGGCTAAAAGTTCTCTCTTCTAAAAAACATTTAAATAATATCCCAAAGAATTTTTTCGTAGAGATACCTGATGAACTAGCTGAAGAGATCGATAAAGCTAAAACCGAGCATATTTCGGATATTGGTATAGAATGGTCAATAAAACAGTGTGAGGATCTGCTTAATAATGGTGTTCCGGCTATACATTTCTACATAATGCAATATATTAAACCTATCCAAAAGGTTTTGAACAGGATCAAGCCTCATCTATAA
- a CDS encoding T9SS type A sorting domain-containing protein, protein MISGSPTSQLVRVNASAGDAYLFADVPVANIRGITFDLNDDFYLVNSAGRLYKYNLSSGDTTPVGNTGVSNLYGLTINPLNGQMWGVTLTGTLYKINKSDASATSVGPVSAGIIADICFDKVGKLYGLSGLGTQNSSLISIDTTNGAGSTIGATGLQGINGLAISPEVVGIEPISSVIPDKYELYQNYPNPFNPNTNIKFDLPKGSNVKLTIYNSLGQKVAELFNGELSAGTYRYSWGAGNFASGIYFYRLETDEFVQTKKLVLLK, encoded by the coding sequence ATGATTTCCGGATCACCAACATCCCAGCTTGTAAGAGTAAATGCATCTGCCGGTGATGCGTACCTATTTGCGGATGTCCCTGTTGCCAATATAAGAGGTATAACTTTTGATCTTAATGATGACTTTTACCTTGTCAATTCGGCAGGTAGGCTTTATAAATATAATCTTTCGAGTGGTGATACAACCCCGGTCGGCAATACGGGTGTAAGTAACTTATACGGGCTAACTATCAATCCGCTTAATGGACAGATGTGGGGTGTTACTCTTACCGGAACTCTTTATAAAATAAATAAATCTGACGCTTCCGCAACTTCGGTTGGTCCGGTAAGTGCGGGAATTATAGCGGATATTTGTTTTGATAAGGTAGGAAAGCTGTATGGGTTATCCGGACTTGGAACTCAAAACAGTAGTCTGATTTCGATTGATACGACAAATGGAGCGGGATCAACAATTGGCGCTACCGGTTTACAGGGTATTAACGGATTAGCTATTTCACCGGAAGTAGTAGGTATCGAACCTATCTCATCTGTAATCCCTGACAAATACGAGCTTTATCAAAACTATCCTAATCCTTTCAATCCAAATACGAATATAAAATTCGATCTCCCAAAAGGATCTAACGTAAAGCTTACAATTTATAATTCTCTCGGGCAGAAAGTAGCTGAACTTTTCAACGGCGAGCTTTCAGCAGGCACTTACCGTTATTCATGGGGTGCAGGCAATTTTGCATCGGGAATTTATTTCTATCGTCTGGAGACCGATGAATTTGTGCAGACTAAAAAACTTGTGCTACTAAAATAA
- a CDS encoding CPBP family intramembrane metalloprotease, producing MNEPDLNIDPQSGKKFPFENIPPRLYVVLTLFVVFFTYQIIGGFLALSFFGVDDPTGGDADGMRIMTAFSQFMLILAPVLLLSYLQGNKFKDAFKIKRPSLPMVSLSVIGIILIQPAIEAYLYFQNKLIYSLPLGDNVTSALKDLDNMFEEMTIKLVASHSIPELLLVIFVISITPAICEEFFFRGLILKNFERSFKALQAITYTGILFAIFHFHPLNVIPLALLGFFLSYIVHYSGSIYTGIIAHFINNTIAVIAVYIVGTESLSEDVLSGGNEIAMLIYGVISLVLFIIVMRLIKRIASSPAPPADNIISTPPDE from the coding sequence GTGAACGAACCTGATCTCAATATCGATCCTCAATCTGGGAAAAAATTTCCTTTCGAGAATATTCCCCCAAGGCTATACGTTGTATTAACGTTATTCGTTGTCTTTTTTACCTATCAGATAATTGGCGGTTTTCTGGCACTGTCGTTTTTTGGAGTTGATGATCCGACAGGTGGTGATGCTGATGGAATGAGGATTATGACTGCTTTCTCGCAATTCATGTTAATACTCGCCCCTGTGCTTCTACTTAGCTATCTGCAGGGTAATAAGTTCAAAGATGCCTTTAAAATTAAAAGACCGTCGCTTCCGATGGTTTCGCTGAGTGTAATAGGAATTATTCTAATCCAGCCCGCTATAGAGGCATATTTATATTTCCAGAATAAACTTATCTATTCACTTCCGTTAGGCGATAATGTAACTTCCGCGCTCAAGGACCTTGATAATATGTTCGAGGAAATGACTATCAAGCTCGTTGCTTCACATTCTATTCCGGAGTTGTTATTGGTAATTTTTGTTATATCGATTACTCCTGCCATTTGCGAGGAGTTCTTCTTCCGGGGTCTGATACTTAAAAATTTCGAGCGCTCTTTTAAGGCTTTACAGGCTATAACTTACACAGGTATTTTGTTTGCAATATTTCATTTCCATCCGCTTAATGTTATCCCGCTTGCATTATTGGGATTCTTTCTTAGTTACATCGTACATTATAGTGGTAGTATCTATACAGGGATCATAGCACACTTTATCAATAATACGATTGCGGTTATTGCTGTCTATATTGTCGGTACGGAAAGCCTCAGCGAGGATGTCTTATCCGGCGGCAATGAAATTGCCATGCTTATATATGGGGTGATTTCATTAGTACTTTTTATTATTGTCATGAGACTTATCAAACGCATCGCTTCATCCCCGGCTCCGCCGGCAGATAACATAATTTCCACTCCGCCTGATGAGTAA
- a CDS encoding MFS transporter — translation MRKNPALLVIFLIIFIDLLGFGIIIPLLPTFSVNVLHIDESTIGLVAGIYSLMQFFFTPVWGGLSDKYGRKPILIMSLIGSVISYTMLGFVFSGALLSVVLLIVSRAFAGIFSANISAAQAVISDVTTPEERTRGMGLIGAAFALGFVFGPALGGLLSNKFGHGVPIFVAAFLSFIALILCLTIFKESHPVEMQEKYRKLNKKIRSVDLKLFKKTLTHGDLGKLIIISFVFVFAFSNMFGSFQLFAERKDGLGLNEEQIGYLFSLLGIVGAIVQVFLIKHIKNIFGDGKSLIIGLSLSVFGLGLIPFFHGIFGIVVVLIILALGNSIGNTVSLSLISQKANREEMGTTLGVNQSLSSFARFCGPAWGGFSYQHFGYKAPFVFGGIFMAITAVYTFFVLRHHD, via the coding sequence GTGAGAAAAAATCCCGCATTACTGGTAATATTCCTGATAATCTTTATTGACCTGCTGGGCTTCGGGATCATCATTCCGTTACTTCCCACATTTTCGGTGAATGTTTTGCATATCGATGAATCTACTATCGGACTGGTTGCCGGGATTTATTCTTTAATGCAATTCTTCTTCACGCCGGTATGGGGAGGATTGTCTGATAAATACGGACGCAAGCCCATACTTATAATGAGTCTTATCGGGAGTGTTATATCATACACAATGCTGGGTTTTGTATTTTCAGGGGCATTATTATCCGTAGTGCTATTGATAGTTTCGAGGGCTTTTGCGGGGATATTTTCGGCAAATATATCAGCCGCACAGGCAGTAATATCCGATGTTACCACACCGGAAGAAAGAACCCGTGGAATGGGATTGATAGGAGCGGCGTTTGCATTGGGATTTGTATTCGGTCCTGCTCTAGGAGGGTTACTTTCCAATAAGTTCGGACACGGTGTACCTATCTTCGTCGCGGCTTTTCTCTCATTCATCGCGCTGATATTGTGTCTCACTATTTTCAAAGAGTCTCATCCTGTCGAAATGCAGGAAAAATACAGGAAGCTTAATAAGAAAATTAGATCTGTTGATCTTAAACTCTTTAAGAAGACCCTGACTCACGGAGACCTGGGCAAACTAATAATTATCTCTTTTGTCTTTGTATTTGCATTTTCAAATATGTTTGGTTCTTTCCAGCTTTTTGCCGAAAGAAAAGACGGACTGGGCCTTAACGAGGAACAGATAGGATATTTATTCAGCCTGCTGGGGATAGTGGGCGCTATAGTACAGGTGTTTCTGATCAAACACATCAAAAATATTTTTGGCGACGGTAAGTCGCTTATAATAGGGTTATCACTAAGTGTTTTTGGGCTTGGGTTGATACCATTCTTCCACGGTATATTTGGGATAGTAGTAGTGCTTATTATACTTGCACTGGGTAATAGTATCGGTAACACTGTGTCGTTAAGCCTCATATCGCAAAAAGCTAACCGCGAAGAAATGGGAACGACATTGGGAGTAAACCAATCTTTGAGTTCATTTGCAAGATTTTGCGGTCCGGCGTGGGGAGGATTCTCGTATCAGCATTTCGGCTACAAAGCCCCGTTTGTATTCGGGGGTATATTTATGGCAATAACAGCAGTCTATACATTCTTTGTTTTGAGACATCACGATTAA
- a CDS encoding site-2 protease family protein has translation MSEYKLKYTGDDESRYKGEVVYSDEKAKEKPRYFVNIILFIATFVTTTFAGVAWLQKDPTQLLNFSLGITYSVLIMLVITTHEFGHYFAARIHKVPVTLPYYIPFPFLDLNPFGTMGAVIRMKAHRYTRKGLFDIGASGPIAGWITCLIILIIGFKSLPGIEYLYNIHPEIAINGLSDKGFHFGENFMFSFIGKVFAPEGSFIPPMNEVYHYPFLCVGWFGLLITSLNLMPIGQLDGGHIIYCMFPKYYKTVARIFFVLLLLFGLIGVFPVLEYYDVLKTSGMSPVTDWLLQFGSISWLIWAILILWVIKIEHPDTVENKTEELDTGRMLLGFLCIVIFITSFTPRLAYDIK, from the coding sequence ATGTCTGAATACAAGCTGAAATATACAGGTGATGACGAGAGCAGGTACAAAGGTGAAGTAGTCTACAGTGACGAAAAAGCCAAAGAAAAGCCTAGATACTTTGTAAATATCATATTATTTATTGCCACGTTTGTAACCACAACTTTTGCCGGAGTTGCATGGCTGCAAAAAGACCCCACACAGCTTTTAAATTTTTCCCTGGGGATTACATATTCCGTACTGATCATGCTGGTTATTACTACACATGAATTTGGACATTATTTTGCGGCAAGAATACATAAAGTACCGGTAACTCTTCCCTATTATATTCCATTTCCTTTTTTAGATCTAAACCCTTTCGGTACTATGGGGGCTGTTATTCGAATGAAGGCTCATAGATATACAAGGAAAGGTCTTTTTGACATTGGAGCATCAGGTCCAATTGCGGGATGGATAACATGTTTAATAATTCTTATTATTGGATTTAAATCACTGCCCGGAATCGAATATCTATATAATATCCATCCGGAAATTGCAATAAACGGTTTAAGTGACAAAGGATTCCACTTCGGGGAAAATTTTATGTTTTCATTTATAGGTAAGGTATTTGCGCCGGAAGGAAGCTTCATCCCTCCAATGAATGAGGTATATCATTATCCATTTTTGTGTGTGGGGTGGTTTGGGCTTTTAATAACATCGCTAAATCTAATGCCAATTGGACAACTCGATGGCGGTCATATTATTTATTGCATGTTCCCAAAATATTACAAAACTGTCGCAAGAATATTTTTCGTTTTATTGCTACTATTCGGCTTGATAGGAGTTTTTCCTGTTCTGGAATATTATGATGTTTTAAAAACGTCGGGCATGTCACCAGTAACCGACTGGTTATTACAGTTCGGATCGATATCCTGGTTAATATGGGCAATATTAATTTTATGGGTGATCAAGATAGAGCATCCCGACACTGTTGAAAATAAAACCGAAGAGCTAGACACGGGAAGAATGCTTTTAGGATTTCTGTGTATAGTGATATTTATTACATCGTTCACACCAAGACTTGCATATGACATCAAATAG
- the pgeF gene encoding peptidoglycan editing factor PgeF — MSYTYPEIFQKFPEIKFGFSTIEGGVSSPYGMNLSLATNDEKENVLKNREVFFGGLGIPLENVNFQRQVHSDISKDIICGGFAGECDATFTNKKDVFLTVSVADCLPVFLYDPVKRIISAIHAGWRGTANKITEKTIQQLITLYGIDPGNLVTYLGPCISQEYFEVGEEVGELFSEDVKYKKGDKYHIDLKKENTSQLIRLGVMKENIEISPHCTYGEKDTFHSYRRDREMSGRMFGVIGMIS, encoded by the coding sequence ATGAGTTATACTTATCCTGAAATATTTCAAAAATTCCCCGAAATTAAATTCGGTTTCAGTACCATCGAGGGAGGGGTCTCTTCTCCATATGGAATGAATCTTAGTCTCGCTACAAACGATGAAAAAGAGAATGTTTTAAAGAATAGGGAGGTTTTTTTTGGTGGGCTGGGAATTCCTCTCGAAAATGTAAATTTTCAAAGGCAGGTTCACTCTGACATTTCAAAGGACATTATATGTGGTGGCTTTGCCGGAGAATGTGATGCAACCTTCACAAATAAAAAGGATGTCTTTCTAACGGTAAGTGTTGCTGATTGCCTTCCTGTCTTTCTTTATGATCCTGTAAAGAGGATAATCTCTGCGATCCATGCAGGATGGCGGGGCACCGCTAATAAAATAACCGAAAAGACAATTCAGCAATTGATCACACTATATGGAATAGATCCCGGTAATCTGGTTACTTATCTGGGTCCTTGTATTTCGCAGGAATATTTCGAAGTAGGGGAGGAAGTTGGTGAATTATTTTCGGAAGATGTAAAATATAAGAAGGGCGACAAATATCATATCGATCTCAAAAAAGAAAATACTTCTCAGCTTATTAGATTGGGCGTTATGAAAGAAAACATAGAGATCTCACCTCACTGTACTTACGGGGAGAAAGATACTTTCCATTCATACCGCAGGGACAGGGAAATGTCGGGAAGGATGTTTGGCGTTATTGGAATGATTTCTTAA
- a CDS encoding PD40 domain-containing protein, with product MKKILCSLLFVLFLASNSFSYNIDKIVYVSTQNPTGLLQVFIMDGDGSNKKQLTNMTTNCLHPELSPDGKKLVFQTDDYRIFYIEDINVPSEPYFVFGGSNPSFTVDGDEIIFNSDHEFISSIYIMAPDAPDADLLAMDGYCNQQELSPDGEKILFSGFLDGTKQIYLADLDDTTDNYLKQISDNEDSNLEPDMTSDGSKFVYAGFDQALRGTIYINKNGVEKELTKGLPSCNQPKFSPDGNTIAFVVIDGTNVNLHVMKDDGSNTTKVPVSLGNIGTFQWIDNENIVYDAGDDDRYSIGIINIYTGESKTLATGGINIHPFILK from the coding sequence ATGAAAAAGATTCTTTGCAGCTTATTATTTGTTTTATTTCTAGCTTCAAATTCCTTTTCCTATAATATTGATAAAATAGTTTACGTTTCAACACAAAATCCAACCGGATTACTTCAAGTATTCATAATGGACGGTGACGGCAGTAACAAAAAACAGTTAACAAACATGACAACGAACTGCTTACATCCTGAGCTTTCACCTGATGGGAAAAAACTAGTTTTCCAAACCGACGATTACAGAATCTTTTATATTGAGGATATAAATGTTCCAAGCGAACCGTATTTTGTTTTCGGCGGAAGCAATCCAAGCTTTACCGTTGACGGTGATGAAATAATTTTCAACTCCGATCACGAGTTCATTAGTTCAATCTACATAATGGCGCCGGACGCGCCGGATGCGGACCTCCTTGCAATGGACGGATATTGCAATCAGCAGGAGCTTTCACCCGACGGTGAGAAAATATTGTTTTCAGGATTTTTGGATGGAACAAAGCAAATCTACCTTGCAGACCTGGACGATACGACCGATAATTATTTGAAACAGATTAGTGATAACGAAGACTCAAATCTGGAACCGGATATGACAAGCGACGGTAGTAAGTTCGTTTATGCGGGATTTGACCAGGCACTCAGAGGCACTATTTACATAAATAAGAACGGTGTCGAGAAAGAACTTACAAAGGGCTTACCCAGCTGTAACCAGCCGAAATTTTCACCGGACGGAAACACCATAGCATTCGTAGTTATCGATGGAACGAATGTAAATCTTCACGTAATGAAAGATGACGGAAGCAATACAACTAAAGTCCCGGTTTCATTGGGCAATATTGGTACATTCCAGTGGATAGATAATGAGAATATTGTTTATGATGCAGGTGATGATGATAGATATTCGATAGGTATAATAAATATATATACCGGTGAATCAAAAACTCTTGCTACCGGCGGTATAAATATTCATCCTTTTATTCTAAAGTAA
- a CDS encoding phosphatidate cytidylyltransferase: MSNVTKRILVGVIAAPVLLLLVYERGLYFLVFSMVICALGLWELYTMFEKKRFFILKRTSILFSLSMMVVAYYSLENLIYLMIVFYILIISFEVFRRDKRNPKNPFIAVFGVVYITVPLIMLNLLLKIPGFNIVLYCIILIWVTDTFAYFGGKAFGKRQLSDISPSKTIEGALIGLVMAVIVSFVYRYFFVNEITVIDAVIMGFAIGIFGPVGDLFESILKRYVDQKDSSNIIPGHGGVLDRFDSLIFISPFIYIYYTYIRFFIN; encoded by the coding sequence ATGAGTAATGTTACCAAAAGAATACTCGTAGGCGTTATTGCCGCGCCTGTACTGCTTTTACTTGTGTATGAGAGAGGGTTATATTTCCTTGTATTTTCTATGGTGATATGCGCTCTTGGGCTTTGGGAGCTCTATACAATGTTTGAAAAGAAGCGGTTTTTTATATTAAAAAGGACTTCCATTCTGTTTTCTTTGTCGATGATGGTCGTAGCATATTACTCGCTGGAAAATCTCATCTATTTAATGATAGTTTTCTATATTTTGATAATATCATTTGAAGTTTTCCGGCGTGATAAGCGCAATCCCAAGAACCCTTTTATTGCAGTATTCGGGGTAGTATATATAACAGTCCCGCTGATAATGCTAAACCTTCTGCTAAAGATCCCCGGTTTCAATATAGTGCTTTACTGCATCATCTTAATATGGGTGACGGACACTTTTGCATATTTTGGTGGGAAAGCATTTGGTAAAAGACAACTTTCCGACATCAGCCCCTCTAAAACGATCGAGGGAGCTTTGATAGGACTTGTTATGGCTGTGATTGTTTCTTTTGTTTATCGTTATTTCTTTGTAAATGAAATTACCGTTATTGATGCGGTAATAATGGGTTTTGCGATTGGAATTTTTGGACCTGTGGGGGATCTTTTTGAATCTATATTAAAAAGGTATGTTGACCAAAAAGATTCATCGAATATAATTCCCGGACACGGTGGTGTATTGGATAGATTTGATAGCCTTATTTTTATTTCACCTTTTATTTATATTTACTATACTTATATACGATTCTTTATTAACTAA
- a CDS encoding thioredoxin family protein: MAVESNFLNLGSEIIDFNLKGIDDNYHSPSHHTDKNILVVMFICNHCPYVKGVTGRLVALQEKFAGKGVQFLAINSNDPEAYPEDSFDNMKRFAEERNLNFPYLVDETQDIARKYDAQCTPDIYVYDRNRTLKYRGRIDDNWKEEKKVTSNELENAIELLLEGKDIDFKQIPSIGCSIKWKK; this comes from the coding sequence ATGGCTGTAGAAAGTAATTTCCTTAACCTCGGTTCGGAGATCATAGATTTTAACCTCAAAGGTATTGATGATAATTATCATTCACCCTCTCACCATACCGACAAGAATATCCTTGTAGTAATGTTCATATGTAATCACTGTCCTTACGTAAAGGGTGTCACCGGACGGCTCGTTGCTTTGCAGGAAAAGTTTGCTGGTAAGGGAGTGCAATTTTTAGCAATAAATTCGAACGATCCAGAAGCATACCCTGAAGATTCATTCGATAATATGAAAAGGTTTGCTGAAGAGAGGAATTTAAATTTCCCCTACCTTGTGGATGAAACACAGGATATAGCACGTAAGTATGACGCGCAGTGTACCCCTGATATTTATGTATATGACCGGAATAGGACACTCAAGTATAGAGGGAGAATAGATGATAACTGGAAAGAGGAAAAAAAAGTAACTTCAAATGAACTCGAAAACGCTATCGAATTGCTTCTCGAAGGAAAGGATATTGATTTTAAGCAGATCCCATCCATTGGCTGTTCGATAAAATGGAAAAAATAA